A region from the Spirochaeta thermophila DSM 6192 genome encodes:
- a CDS encoding HesA/MoeB/ThiF family protein — MNLREDQIYRYSRHILLPQVGGEGQERLLSGRVLVIGAGGLGSPVAYYLAAAGVGTVGLVDGDAVDLSNLQRQILHFTPDVGRPKVESAAEKLAALNPDVRVETYPYRVTAENIRSLIREYDFIIDGTDNFPAKFLINDACVMEGKPYSHAGVLRFQGQTFTYVPGHMCYRCVFRDMPPKGAVPTCAEAGVLGAVVGVLGTIQATEAVKYLLGVGELLTDRLLVFDALTSRFREVRVGRQEECPLCGTSPEITELREYEQPACDLRERSSV, encoded by the coding sequence ATGAACCTCAGGGAAGATCAGATCTACAGGTACAGCAGACACATACTCCTCCCCCAGGTGGGAGGGGAGGGACAGGAGCGGCTGCTCTCGGGCAGGGTGCTCGTGATAGGCGCCGGAGGGCTGGGCTCTCCGGTGGCCTACTACCTCGCCGCAGCAGGGGTGGGGACCGTAGGCCTGGTCGACGGGGATGCGGTGGATCTCTCCAACCTTCAGCGCCAGATCCTCCACTTCACCCCTGACGTGGGGCGGCCGAAGGTGGAGTCGGCGGCCGAGAAACTTGCTGCGCTCAACCCGGATGTGAGGGTGGAGACCTATCCCTACAGGGTGACGGCGGAGAACATCCGCTCCCTCATACGGGAGTACGACTTCATCATCGACGGCACGGACAACTTCCCCGCCAAGTTCCTCATAAACGATGCCTGTGTCATGGAGGGCAAGCCCTACTCGCACGCCGGGGTGCTCAGGTTTCAGGGCCAGACCTTCACCTATGTGCCTGGTCACATGTGTTACCGGTGTGTGTTCCGGGATATGCCCCCCAAGGGGGCCGTGCCCACCTGCGCCGAGGCGGGGGTCCTGGGCGCTGTGGTGGGGGTGCTTGGGACCATCCAGGCCACGGAGGCGGTGAAGTATCTGCTCGGGGTGGGAGAGCTGCTCACGGACAGGCTTCTCGTCTTCGATGCCCTCACCTCCAGGTTCAGGGAGGTGCGGGTCGGGCGTCAGGAGGAGTGCCCCCTGTGCGGCACCTCCCCTGAGATCACCGAGCTGCGGGAGTACGAGCAGCCCGCATGCGACCTTAGAGAGAGGAGTTCTGTATGA
- a CDS encoding ROK family transcriptional regulator, whose product MSVKNIRIQNRNKILKVLAQRRLLTRQEIALETGMSLPTVASNLEDLIRDGFVREAGMAESRGGRRPLQVEFVPDARYSIGIEVRPGKIKAALTNLYAEPVLKREERLPERLSPAGLSALIERMIRELLRGEDLLPEVILGVGIALPGVTDPERKVLEVAPNLHLQNVSFEEFGKLFPFPVMVENEANASALGEHMLNGHCNGEDPVVYISITEGIGAGIIIGGDIYRGANARAGEVGHVTIFPQGRLCNCGKKGCWERYGSISALLEDYSFEKKKEEVTLEELLEGVEGGEPEAMTVWDRYVEYLSYGIHNVILSFDPRFVYIGGEIAIFGSRLMDPLNRILLEESSLCEDHDVSILLSPLGGDSALLGAALLPLKSFPLYAG is encoded by the coding sequence ATGTCTGTGAAGAATATAAGGATTCAGAACCGGAACAAGATCCTTAAGGTTCTCGCTCAGAGGCGGCTCCTCACCCGGCAGGAGATCGCCCTCGAGACCGGCATGAGCCTGCCCACGGTGGCGAGCAACCTGGAGGACCTCATCCGCGACGGATTCGTGCGGGAGGCCGGGATGGCGGAATCCCGGGGCGGGAGGCGTCCCCTCCAGGTGGAGTTCGTACCCGATGCGCGGTACAGCATAGGGATAGAGGTGCGGCCCGGAAAGATCAAGGCCGCGCTCACGAACCTCTACGCCGAACCGGTTCTGAAGCGGGAGGAGCGCCTTCCCGAGCGGCTCTCCCCTGCAGGGCTCTCTGCCCTCATCGAGAGGATGATTCGCGAGCTCCTCAGGGGGGAGGACCTGCTTCCGGAGGTGATCCTCGGGGTGGGGATCGCCCTTCCGGGGGTGACCGATCCGGAGCGGAAGGTGCTCGAGGTGGCGCCGAACCTCCACCTGCAGAACGTCTCGTTCGAGGAGTTCGGGAAACTCTTTCCCTTTCCCGTGATGGTGGAGAACGAAGCGAACGCCTCTGCCCTGGGCGAGCACATGCTCAACGGACACTGTAACGGCGAAGACCCCGTGGTGTACATCTCCATCACCGAGGGGATCGGTGCGGGGATCATCATAGGGGGAGACATCTATCGAGGAGCGAATGCCCGGGCGGGTGAGGTCGGACACGTGACCATCTTCCCGCAGGGGAGGCTCTGCAACTGCGGGAAGAAGGGGTGCTGGGAACGGTACGGATCCATCTCAGCCTTGCTCGAAGACTACTCGTTCGAGAAGAAGAAAGAGGAAGTGACGCTCGAGGAGCTCCTCGAGGGCGTGGAGGGTGGTGAGCCTGAGGCGATGACGGTGTGGGACAGGTATGTGGAGTACCTCTCGTACGGTATCCACAACGTCATCCTCTCGTTCGATCCTCGTTTCGTCTACATAGGAGGGGAGATCGCGATCTTCGGTTCCCGGCTCATGGATCCCCTCAACCGAATCCTCCTCGAGGAGTCCTCGCTCTGTGAAGACCACGACGTGAGCATCCTCCTCTCACCCTTGGGGGGGGATTCGGCCCTCCTCGGGGCGGCCCTCCTGCCCCTCAAAAGTTTCCCCCTGTATGCGGGGTGA
- a CDS encoding aminotransferase class V-fold PLP-dependent enzyme produces MRLQTRAVHALPQADPAWGGTIPPVYLSASFAYEDPETLARVFQGREPGFIYSRIGNPTVALFEQAFTRIVEARGAVATSSGMAAITAVTFALARAGDAVAVSSSLFGGTLSLFARLVARCGIEVRLFDPLLPDQLESVLDDAVRFVFLEVIGNPRLDVPDIPLLANLAHAKGIPLVADCTLAPPGMFDPRRWGVDVAVHSLTKYITGNGTVVGGLVVDTGVFDWVAFPGSAVQEAVGKAGEAAFLYVLRREIVQDMGMSPSPIHALFHYLGLETLGLRVRQHCENAQALASFLARHPRVRAVRYPGLEDDPSYPVASRLFEGGRYGGLLTFSLSDREECFRLIRALRLPRTLANLGDAATLIIHPASTIYHDRTEEERAGAGVHEGLLRVSVGIEESVDLMEDFSRALEVLSKE; encoded by the coding sequence GTGAGGCTTCAGACCCGTGCCGTACACGCACTCCCCCAGGCTGATCCTGCCTGGGGGGGCACCATCCCCCCGGTGTACCTCTCTGCCTCCTTTGCGTACGAGGACCCAGAGACGCTCGCCAGGGTCTTCCAGGGAAGGGAACCTGGCTTCATCTACTCCCGCATCGGCAACCCCACGGTGGCCCTCTTCGAACAGGCCTTCACCCGCATCGTGGAGGCGCGGGGAGCGGTCGCCACCTCCTCGGGTATGGCGGCCATCACCGCGGTGACCTTCGCCCTTGCCCGGGCCGGGGATGCGGTGGCGGTCTCCTCGAGCCTCTTCGGCGGTACCCTCTCGCTCTTCGCACGCCTCGTAGCGCGATGTGGGATCGAGGTCCGCCTCTTCGATCCCCTCCTTCCCGACCAGCTCGAGTCGGTTCTGGATGACGCGGTGCGGTTCGTCTTCCTTGAGGTGATAGGGAATCCGAGGCTCGACGTCCCCGACATCCCTCTGCTCGCCAACCTGGCGCACGCCAAGGGGATTCCCCTTGTGGCCGACTGCACGCTCGCTCCCCCGGGGATGTTCGATCCACGGAGGTGGGGCGTGGATGTGGCGGTGCACTCCCTCACCAAGTACATCACGGGGAACGGCACGGTGGTGGGGGGATTGGTCGTGGATACGGGTGTGTTCGATTGGGTGGCGTTTCCAGGATCGGCGGTGCAGGAGGCGGTGGGGAAGGCGGGAGAGGCGGCCTTCCTTTACGTGCTCAGACGGGAGATCGTCCAGGATATGGGGATGAGCCCTTCCCCGATCCATGCCCTCTTCCACTACCTCGGGCTCGAGACCCTGGGGCTCCGTGTGCGCCAGCACTGCGAGAACGCGCAGGCCCTCGCCTCCTTCCTCGCCAGGCATCCCAGGGTCAGGGCGGTACGGTACCCAGGGCTCGAGGACGATCCCTCCTATCCTGTGGCCTCCCGGCTCTTCGAGGGAGGGCGCTACGGAGGCCTCCTCACCTTCAGCCTGTCCGACAGGGAGGAGTGCTTCAGGCTCATCCGGGCCCTCAGGCTCCCCCGAACCCTCGCCAATCTCGGGGATGCCGCCACGCTCATCATCCATCCTGCTTCCACGATCTATCACGATCGTACCGAGGAAGAGCGGGCGGGTGCCGGGGTCCACGAGGGCCTTCTCAGGGTCTCGGTGGGGATAGAAGAGAGCGTGGACCTCATGGAAGACTTTTCGAGGGCACTCGAGGTGCTCTCAAAGGAGTAG
- the thiS gene encoding sulfur carrier protein ThiS — protein sequence MRLTINGTPEELPYDELTVEELLKVKKVKMPETVTVELNGTVIRRHLYASTKVKDGDAVEFLYFMGGGR from the coding sequence ATGCGACTCACCATCAATGGGACCCCGGAAGAGCTCCCCTACGATGAGCTCACAGTTGAGGAGCTCCTCAAGGTGAAGAAGGTGAAGATGCCGGAGACGGTCACCGTGGAGCTCAACGGCACGGTCATACGGCGTCACCTCTACGCATCCACAAAGGTGAAGGACGGGGATGCGGTGGAATTCCTCTACTTCATGGGAGGTGGCCGGTGA
- the xylA gene encoding xylose isomerase has protein sequence MINEFFKNISKIPYEGPGSDNPLAFKYYNPDEVIGGKPLKEHLRFALAYWHTLNGSGQDPFGVGTMIRPWLSISDPMEQAKARMRACFEIAEKLEIPFFCFHDRDIAPEGTTLRETNKLLDEVVEYTKDLMKDSPVKLLWGTANLFSHPRYVHGASTSPNAEVFAYAAAQVKKALEVTLYLGGQNYVFWGGREGYETLLNTNMQLELDNLARFLHMAVDYAKKIGFKGQFLIEPKPKEPTKHQYDFDVAAVYGFLKKYDLLPYFKVNIEMNHATLAYHTFQHELHFARINGILGSMDVNQGDYLLGWDTDQFPTNLYETTLAMYEVIKNGGIAPGGLNFDAKVRRGSFEPEDIFIAHIAGMDAFARGFKVAWKLLEDKAIEKHVEERYASYREGIGKKIVEGKVGFEDLEAYIIDKAEIKNASGRQELLEAVLNRYLLEA, from the coding sequence ATGATCAATGAATTTTTCAAGAACATCTCAAAGATCCCCTACGAGGGACCGGGATCCGATAATCCCCTCGCGTTCAAGTACTACAACCCCGACGAGGTGATCGGTGGCAAGCCGCTCAAGGAGCACCTCCGTTTCGCCCTAGCCTACTGGCACACCCTCAACGGGAGCGGGCAGGACCCCTTCGGGGTGGGAACCATGATCCGTCCGTGGCTCTCGATCTCCGATCCCATGGAGCAGGCCAAGGCCAGGATGCGGGCCTGTTTCGAGATCGCGGAGAAGCTGGAAATCCCCTTCTTCTGCTTCCACGACAGGGACATCGCACCCGAGGGGACCACGCTCAGGGAGACCAATAAGCTCCTGGACGAGGTGGTCGAATACACCAAGGACCTCATGAAGGACAGCCCTGTGAAGCTCCTGTGGGGAACCGCGAACCTCTTCAGCCATCCGCGCTACGTACATGGGGCATCCACCTCGCCCAACGCCGAGGTCTTCGCCTATGCGGCGGCCCAGGTCAAGAAGGCGCTCGAGGTGACCCTGTACCTGGGCGGCCAGAACTACGTGTTCTGGGGCGGTCGTGAAGGGTACGAGACCCTGCTCAACACGAACATGCAGCTCGAGCTCGACAACCTCGCCCGCTTCCTCCACATGGCGGTGGACTACGCCAAGAAGATAGGGTTCAAGGGGCAGTTCCTCATCGAGCCGAAGCCCAAGGAGCCCACCAAGCACCAGTACGATTTCGACGTGGCTGCGGTGTACGGATTCCTCAAGAAGTACGACCTCCTGCCCTACTTCAAGGTGAACATCGAGATGAATCATGCGACCCTGGCCTATCACACCTTCCAGCACGAACTCCACTTCGCCCGGATCAACGGGATCCTGGGGAGCATGGACGTCAACCAGGGGGACTACCTCCTCGGATGGGACACCGATCAGTTCCCCACGAACCTCTATGAGACCACCCTGGCGATGTACGAGGTGATCAAGAACGGCGGGATCGCTCCGGGCGGGCTCAACTTCGACGCCAAGGTGCGGCGGGGATCCTTCGAGCCCGAGGATATCTTCATCGCCCACATCGCCGGCATGGATGCCTTTGCACGGGGGTTCAAGGTGGCCTGGAAGCTCCTCGAGGACAAGGCCATAGAGAAGCACGTGGAGGAGCGGTACGCGAGCTATCGTGAGGGCATCGGCAAGAAGATCGTCGAGGGCAAGGTGGGATTCGAAGATCTCGAAGCCTATATCATCGACAAAGCAGAGATAAAGAACGCCTCCGGCAGGCAGGAGCTCCTGGAGGCCGTCCTCAACCGGTACCTGCTCGAGGCCTGA
- a CDS encoding DsrE/DsrF/DrsH-like family protein: MSKKLSLVVFHGNFDTAVAAFTLASGAAAVGYEVNLFFTFWGLNIIKKKQGRAFVGKGFLAKVFNFLMGGRKNLPLSRLNFLGVSPKLMTHLMKKRHVATLEELIQASIDLGVNFYACEMSMHILGMDKDVFIAPVKEVLGVAKFLEYSEGGEVLFI, encoded by the coding sequence ATGAGCAAGAAGCTTTCACTCGTGGTGTTCCACGGGAACTTCGATACCGCGGTGGCGGCATTCACCCTTGCCTCCGGTGCCGCAGCGGTGGGATACGAGGTGAACCTCTTCTTCACCTTCTGGGGGCTCAACATCATTAAGAAGAAGCAGGGGAGGGCCTTCGTGGGGAAGGGGTTCCTCGCGAAGGTCTTCAACTTCCTCATGGGGGGAAGGAAGAACCTCCCCTTGAGCAGGCTCAACTTCCTCGGGGTGAGTCCCAAGCTCATGACGCATCTCATGAAGAAGCGGCACGTGGCCACCCTGGAGGAGCTCATCCAGGCGAGTATCGACCTTGGGGTGAACTTCTACGCCTGTGAGATGTCGATGCACATCCTTGGGATGGACAAGGATGTGTTCATCGCCCCGGTGAAGGAGGTCCTCGGGGTGGCGAAGTTCCTCGAATACTCTGAGGGAGGGGAGGTCCTGTTCATATGA
- a CDS encoding sulfurtransferase TusA family protein: MRRLDITRDTCPMTFVKTKLELEKLKPGEVLEVYLSEGEPLDNVPKTARAQGYEVLDISHVEGGTYLVRIRKRGGGG, encoded by the coding sequence ATGAGACGGCTCGATATCACACGTGATACCTGCCCCATGACCTTCGTGAAGACCAAGCTCGAGCTGGAGAAGCTTAAGCCCGGTGAGGTGCTCGAGGTGTACCTCTCGGAGGGTGAGCCCCTCGACAATGTGCCCAAGACCGCGCGTGCGCAGGGTTATGAGGTGCTCGACATCTCCCACGTGGAGGGCGGCACCTACCTCGTGCGCATCAGGAAGCGGGGAGGTGGTGGATGA
- the fabV gene encoding enoyl-ACP reductase FabV, with protein sequence MVIKPMIRNNICMNAHPEGCRLFVDRQIDYVRQRGPLSSGPKNVLVVGSSGGYGLATRIAAGFGAGAATIGVYFEKEPSEKRTGTPGWYAARHFLKRAEAAGLKVHDINGDAFSFEVKEQVVDLIKKEYGTIDLFVYSLASGVRTDPVSGVTYRSALKPIGRTYTSKALDPLKREVIQATIEPASEEEIEATVKVMGGEDWQLWVEALKEGGVLAEGAVTVAYSYIGPELTRPIYREGTIGKAKEHLEATAKTLDEALASVGGKAYVSVNKAVVTRASAVIPAVPLYLSILFTVMKAKGIHEGCIEQMYRMLAERLYAGGPVPVDDEGRIRMDDWEMREDVQREVAEVWERITTETLDREADVDGYLTDFLNLHGFGFKEIDYEKEVDPREG encoded by the coding sequence ATGGTGATAAAGCCCATGATCCGGAACAACATCTGCATGAACGCCCATCCGGAAGGGTGCAGGCTGTTCGTCGACAGGCAGATAGACTACGTGAGGCAGCGAGGTCCGCTCTCCTCGGGGCCGAAGAACGTCCTGGTGGTGGGATCCTCGGGAGGATACGGCCTGGCCACCCGCATCGCCGCGGGGTTCGGGGCAGGAGCCGCCACCATAGGGGTGTACTTCGAGAAGGAGCCGTCCGAGAAACGCACCGGCACGCCGGGGTGGTACGCAGCCCGGCACTTCCTCAAGAGGGCCGAAGCGGCCGGTCTCAAGGTCCACGACATCAACGGCGACGCCTTTTCCTTCGAGGTGAAAGAGCAGGTGGTCGACCTCATAAAGAAGGAGTACGGCACGATCGACCTTTTTGTGTACAGCCTTGCCTCAGGGGTGAGGACGGACCCGGTCTCCGGGGTGACCTACCGGTCGGCCCTCAAGCCCATCGGTCGGACCTACACCTCTAAGGCCCTCGATCCCCTCAAGCGCGAGGTCATCCAGGCCACCATTGAGCCGGCCTCCGAGGAAGAGATCGAGGCTACGGTGAAGGTGATGGGAGGCGAGGACTGGCAGCTCTGGGTGGAGGCCTTGAAGGAGGGCGGTGTGCTCGCGGAGGGAGCGGTGACGGTGGCCTACTCCTACATCGGCCCCGAGCTCACCCGACCCATCTACAGGGAGGGGACCATAGGGAAGGCCAAGGAGCACCTCGAGGCCACGGCCAAGACCCTCGACGAGGCGCTCGCCTCTGTGGGCGGGAAGGCCTACGTCTCGGTGAACAAGGCGGTGGTCACCCGTGCGAGCGCGGTGATTCCTGCGGTGCCCCTCTACCTCTCGATCCTCTTCACGGTGATGAAGGCCAAAGGCATCCACGAGGGCTGCATCGAACAGATGTACCGCATGCTCGCGGAGCGGCTCTACGCGGGAGGACCGGTGCCCGTGGACGATGAGGGCCGGATCCGCATGGACGACTGGGAGATGCGGGAGGATGTGCAGAGGGAGGTGGCCGAGGTGTGGGAGCGGATCACCACCGAGACGCTCGACCGCGAGGCCGATGTGGACGGCTACCTCACGGACTTCCTCAACCTCCACGGGTTCGGATTCAAAGAGATCGACTACGAGAAAGAGGTGGACCCTCGAGAAGGGTAG
- the hflC gene encoding protease modulator HflC: protein MKKLVNTLIVIAVVLFIFLLFGPLYVLSEGEQAVVIRFGKIVRVDQEAGLKTKVPMVDNVVKFSKKILSWDGEPQRIPTLEQQFIWVDTTARWRISDPAKFYSTLTTMERAYSRLDDIIDSAVRTVISANPLREAVRNSNIINEIPAEEVIPAEVGEEPALTEELKEYTQVSSQQEQIKKGRKVLSDEMLSLVKHVVPNFGIEVIDVIIRQIRYSDDLTESVYQRMIKERNQIAQAYRSFGEGKKQEWLGKLERDKKTILSEAEKKANEVKGQADAEATRIYAEAFTRDPDFFRFWRAVQSYELTLPELKKILSTDMDYFDFLYDPNARRGSTDARSYWAPFFSP, encoded by the coding sequence ATGAAAAAGCTCGTAAATACCCTGATCGTCATCGCAGTGGTCCTCTTCATCTTCCTCCTCTTCGGGCCGTTGTACGTGCTCTCCGAGGGGGAACAGGCCGTGGTGATCCGCTTCGGAAAGATCGTGAGAGTCGACCAGGAGGCGGGCCTCAAGACCAAGGTCCCGATGGTGGACAATGTGGTGAAGTTCTCGAAGAAGATCCTCTCGTGGGATGGAGAGCCTCAGCGCATCCCCACCCTCGAACAGCAGTTCATCTGGGTCGACACCACCGCCCGGTGGCGTATCAGCGACCCGGCGAAGTTCTACTCCACCCTCACCACCATGGAGCGCGCCTACTCCCGCCTCGACGACATCATCGACAGTGCGGTGAGGACCGTTATCTCCGCCAACCCGCTGCGTGAAGCAGTGCGCAACTCCAACATCATCAACGAGATACCTGCGGAGGAGGTGATCCCGGCCGAAGTGGGTGAGGAACCCGCACTCACCGAGGAGCTCAAGGAGTACACCCAGGTGTCCTCCCAGCAGGAACAGATAAAGAAGGGGCGGAAAGTCCTCTCGGACGAGATGCTCTCGCTGGTGAAACACGTGGTCCCGAACTTCGGTATCGAGGTCATTGACGTCATCATCCGGCAGATCCGGTACTCAGACGACCTCACTGAGAGCGTCTACCAGCGCATGATCAAGGAGAGGAACCAGATCGCCCAGGCGTACCGGTCCTTCGGAGAAGGGAAGAAGCAGGAGTGGTTGGGAAAGCTCGAACGGGACAAGAAGACAATCCTCTCGGAGGCCGAGAAGAAGGCGAACGAGGTGAAGGGACAGGCCGACGCAGAGGCCACCAGGATATACGCCGAGGCCTTCACCAGGGATCCGGACTTCTTCAGGTTCTGGCGCGCGGTCCAGTCCTATGAGCTCACGCTGCCGGAACTCAAGAAGATCCTTTCCACCGATATGGACTACTTCGACTTCCTCTACGACCCCAACGCGAGACGAGGTTCCACGGACGCCCGATCGTACTGGGCGCCCTTCTTTTCTCCGTAA
- a CDS encoding Mov34/MPN/PAD-1 family protein produces MKMPASLIEEIARHAREEAPIEACGYVAGVGDEARKIFRLTNADASPEHFSFIPEEQFATLKAARKEGLSLIGVYHSHPATPARMSEEDIRLANDTEMRYLIYSVAEGVLRCFRVDEEKRVTEEPIEVTGGGP; encoded by the coding sequence ATGAAGATGCCTGCCTCGCTCATCGAGGAGATCGCCCGCCACGCGCGAGAGGAGGCGCCGATCGAGGCGTGCGGGTATGTGGCCGGGGTGGGGGACGAGGCGCGAAAGATCTTTCGGCTCACCAATGCGGATGCCTCGCCGGAGCACTTCTCCTTCATCCCCGAGGAACAGTTCGCAACCCTCAAGGCTGCCCGGAAGGAGGGGCTCTCGCTCATAGGGGTGTATCACTCCCATCCGGCCACGCCTGCGCGGATGTCGGAGGAGGACATCCGCCTCGCCAACGATACCGAGATGCGCTACCTCATCTACTCAGTCGCAGAGGGAGTCCTGCGGTGCTTTCGGGTGGACGAGGAGAAGCGCGTCACCGAGGAGCCCATCGAGGTGACAGGAGGGGGACCATGA
- the hflK gene encoding FtsH protease activity modulator HflK, which produces MYERDVTPKPIPFYLKPRILLLVVLVVVGLILFFTSFFVVDQTEEAVVLRFGRYHRTVGPGLHWKLPLGIDRNYNVPTQVIQNMSFGFRTERPGVVTVYSSRDYPEESIMLTGDLNIVDVEWIIQYRIVDPKAWLFNVEDRIKTIRDISQSVINMLVGDRAILNVISVDRTMIESEGQELMNQLFKQYGLGITVTAVKLQNVVPPKGEVQDAFEDVNKAIQDMNRLINEGKEAYNKEIPRVKGEAQRIIQEAEGYRAERINRAEGEAKRFLAVLEEYRKAPEITRTRLYYEMLEKVLQNAESLDLVDKTLENFLPLKELGGTGTTGGAR; this is translated from the coding sequence ATGTATGAACGAGACGTCACTCCCAAACCGATACCGTTCTATCTGAAACCCAGGATACTGCTCCTGGTGGTACTGGTGGTAGTGGGACTCATCCTTTTCTTCACGAGCTTCTTCGTGGTCGATCAGACCGAGGAGGCCGTGGTACTCCGATTCGGGAGGTACCACCGCACAGTGGGGCCGGGTCTGCACTGGAAACTACCGCTCGGCATAGACCGCAACTACAACGTCCCCACCCAGGTCATCCAGAACATGAGTTTCGGCTTCAGGACCGAACGGCCCGGCGTGGTCACGGTGTACTCGAGTCGTGACTATCCAGAAGAGTCCATCATGCTCACCGGCGACCTCAACATAGTGGACGTGGAGTGGATCATCCAGTACCGAATCGTCGATCCGAAGGCCTGGCTCTTCAACGTGGAGGACAGAATCAAGACCATCCGTGACATATCACAGTCGGTCATCAATATGCTCGTGGGAGACAGGGCCATCCTCAATGTTATCAGCGTGGACCGGACCATGATCGAGAGCGAGGGACAGGAGCTCATGAACCAGCTCTTCAAGCAATACGGCCTCGGGATCACCGTGACGGCGGTGAAGCTGCAGAACGTGGTGCCGCCCAAGGGCGAAGTGCAGGACGCCTTCGAGGACGTGAACAAGGCCATCCAGGACATGAACCGACTCATCAATGAAGGTAAGGAAGCCTACAACAAGGAGATCCCAAGGGTGAAGGGCGAGGCGCAGCGGATCATCCAGGAGGCGGAGGGGTACAGGGCCGAACGAATCAACCGGGCGGAAGGTGAGGCGAAGCGATTCCTCGCGGTCCTCGAGGAGTACCGCAAGGCCCCTGAGATCACGCGCACCAGGCTCTACTACGAGATGCTCGAGAAGGTGCTTCAGAACGCCGAGAGCCTCGACCTGGTGGACAAGACCCTGGAGAACTTCCTCCCACTCAAAGAACTGGGTGGCACCGGTACCACAGGAGGCGCACGATGA